In one window of Henckelia pumila isolate YLH828 chromosome 1, ASM3356847v2, whole genome shotgun sequence DNA:
- the LOC140879701 gene encoding protein SPA1-RELATED 4-like isoform X1, which yields MCIHRSSCKYTMKGSSEGAWQRSDSCGELNSSSLRNRELSDSSRGLNSNLRNLRGSNNRFSRDTASHDYGFIPVRKGREKTLWPRIHNYSTPVGGDDGDKVGGPVVQALECNDVSLRHWLDNPQRAVNALECLHIYSQIVDIVYTAHSQGNVVQNVRPSCFVMSSLNRVSFVEDVSFSVPEHRSNSQTAEIKCSSLTLDSLSYHSSGSLTGTPGSWLARNPVNADSRLNSETDCSQSCSGQVMHSFEDISSAQTGDGEISCSMKQIVLMESNWYRSPEEIVGDPISRASDIYRLGVLLFELFCTSASLEEKCTTMENLRHRVLPSQLLLKWPKEVSFCLWLLHPEPSSRPKISELLQSDLLNSPRDELDEQEAIMELPEKIEEQELLLEFLMLLQQRKHDASDSLSDTIVFISEDIEEVTKLQTGIRLKGDSELKLDKSTHSSSDLVKVAPHDDFGSSGSRKRTRQEFYTKPDDSNCIETPGGDQGSFLSRSSRLMKNFQKLESAYYSTRRRDVKATRLPLPRHSLVSSDGKGSAVVTERSCFTNPTSKEMRNERGKSGWINTFLEGLCKYLSFSKLKVKADLKQGDLLNSSNLICSLSFDRDGEFFATAGVSKKIKVFEYNSILNGGRDIHYPVVEMASGTKLSSICWNGYIKSQIASSNFEGVVQVWDATRSQIFLEMKEHERRVWSVDFSMADPTMLASGSDDGSVKLWNINQGASVGTIKTKANVCCVQFPSDSAHCLAFGSADHRIYYYDLRNSKMPLCTLVGHHKTVSYVKFIDSTTLVSASTDNTLKLWDLSMCNSRVLDCPVQSFTGHLNVKNFVGLSVSEGFIATGSETNEVFVYHKALPMPALSCKFNGSDSPSADEVDDSAQFVSSVCWRGQSSTLVAANSMGHIKVLEMA from the exons ATGTGTATACATAGGTCTTCCTGCAAGTATACGATGAAGGGGTCGTCTGAGGGAGCTTGGCAGAGGTCTGATAGCTGTGGGGAGTTAAATTCTTCATCACTCCGGAATAGAGAGCTGTCAGATAGTTCTAGAGGTTTGAATTCAAATCTCAGGAATCTTCGAGGAAGTAACAACAGGTTTTCACGGGATACGGCATCACATGATTATGGGTTTATACCAGTAAGGAAAGGAAGGGAAAAAACGCTGTGGCCACGGATCCACAATTACAGTACTCCGGTTGGGGGTGATGATGGCGACAAAGTGGGAGGCCCGGTTGTTCAGGCCTTGGAATGTAATGATGTTAGTTTGAGACATTGGTTGGATAATCCACAAAGGGCAGTTAATGCCCTTGAATGTCTTCACATATACTCTCAAATTGTGGATATTGTGTACACAGCTCATTCTCAAGGAAATGTTGTTCAAAATGTTCGGCCCTCATGCTTTGTCATGTCCTCATTGAATCGTGTTTCTTTTGTTGAAGATGTTTCTTTCTCAGTGCCGGAACATAGATCAAATAGCCAAACAGCTGAGATCAAGTGTTCTTCTTTGACTCTTGACTCTCTCTCATACCATAGTTCAGGAAGTCTAACAGGCACACCAGGTTCTTGGCTGGCTAGGAATCCAGTGAATGCTGATTCACGGTTGAATTCTGAAACCGATTGCTCGCAGTCATGCTCAGGTCAGGTCATGCATTCCTTTGAAGACATTAGCAGTGCACAAACAGGAGATGGGGAGATTTCTTGTTCAATGAAACAAATTGTGCTCATGGAATCAAATTGGTATAGGAGTCCTGAAGAAATTGTGGGAGATCCTATTTCTCGCGCTTCTGATATTTATAGACTTGGGGTTTTACTTTTTGAG CTATTTTGCACTTCTGCTTCACTAGAAGAGAAATGCACAACCATGGAAAACCTGAGGCATCGTGTGCTTCCTTCTCAATTGCTTCTCAAGTGGCCTAAAGAAGTTTCATTTTGTTTGTGGTTGTTGCACCCTGAGCCAAGTAGCCGCCCTAAGATAAG TGAGCTTTTACAAagtgatttattgaattcacCAAGAGATGAGTTAGATGAACAAGAAGCTATAATGGAGCTTCCAGAAAAGATAGAAGAGCAGGAGTTGCTACTGGAATTTCTTATGCTATTGCAACAGAGGAAACATGATGCTTCAGATAGCTTAAGTGACACAATAGTCTTTATATCTGAAGATATAGAAGAAGTCACAAAGTTGCAAACAGGTATCAGGCTTAAAGGAGATTCGGAATTAAAATTGGACAAAAGTACACATTCATCCTCTGATTTGGTGAAGGTTGCTCCTCATGATGATTTTGGAAGCTCAGGGAGCAGAAAGCGAACCAGGCAGGAATTTTACACTAAACCCGATGACTCTAATTGCATAGAGACACCTGGTGGAGATCAAGGAAGCTTTCTGTCCAGAAGTTCCCGGCTCatgaagaattttcagaaattgGAATCAGCTTACTATTCAACGAGACGCAGGGATGTCAAAGCTACACGCCTGCCACTACCTAGACATTCTCTTGTCAGTAGTGATGGTAAAGGATCCGCTGTTGTTACTGAAAGAAGCTGTTTTACTAACCCAACATCTAAAGAAATGCGTAATGAGCGTGGAAAAAGTGGATGGATAAATACTTTTCTAGAAGGGTTATGCAAGTATTTATCTTTCAGTAAGCTCAAAGTTAAAGCAGACTTGAAACAAGGGGATCTCTTAAATTCATCTAACCTGATATGTTCCCTTAGCTTCGACCGCGATGGAGAGTTTTTTGCTACAGCTGGGGTAAGCAAAAAGATCAAAGTTTTTGAATATAACTCAATCTTGAATGGAGGTCGGGATATTCATTACCCTGTGGTCGAAATGGCAAGTGGAACTAAACTTAGCAGTATATGTTGGAATGGCTACATTAAGAGTCAGATTGCTTCAAGTAATTTTGAAGGTGTGGTGCAG GTATGGGATGCCACAAGAAGTCAAATTTTCTTGGAAATGAAAGAGCATGAACGTCGTGTATGGTCCGTCGACTTTTCCATGGCAGATCCAACGATGCTTGCCAGTGGGAGTGACGATGGTTCAGTTAAGCTCTGGAATATCAATCAG GGAGCAAGTGTCGGTACTATTAAGACTAAGGCCAATGTTTGCTGTGTGCAATTTCCGTCAGACTCTGCTCATTGTCTAGCATTTGGTTCCGCAGATCATAGGATATATTACTACGATCTTCGTAATTCAAAAATGCCATTGTGCACTctagttgggcaccataaaacaGTGAGCTATGTGAAGTTCATAGATTCAACTACACTCGTGTCTGCTTCCACTGATAATACGCTAAAGCTCTGGGATTTGTCAATGTGCAATTCAAGAGTTCTTGACTGTCCTGTGCAGTCATTCACGGGTCACCTGAATGTCAAG AATTTTGTGGGCTTGTCGGTTTCTGAAGGATTTATTGCAACTGGTTCGGAAACAAATGAG GTTTTTGTTTACCACAAGGCTTTGCCTATGCCTGCCCTGTCGTGTAAATTCAACGGCAGCGATTCACCCTCTGCTGATGAAGTGGACGACTCGGCACAGTTCGTTTCATCTGTGTGTTGGCGTGGTCAGTCTTCAACCTTAGTTGCTGCAAATTCCATGGGACACATTAAGGTCTTGGAGATGGCCTAG
- the LOC140879701 gene encoding protein SPA1-RELATED 3-like isoform X2, with product MCIHRSSCKYTMKGSSEGAWQRSDSCGELNSSSLRNRELSDSSRGLNSNLRNLRGSNNRFSRDTASHDYGFIPVRKGREKTLWPRIHNYSTPVGGDDGDKVGGPVVQALECNDVSLRHWLDNPQRAVNALECLHIYSQIVDIVYTAHSQGNVVQNVRPSCFVMSSLNRVSFVEDVSFSVPEHRSNSQTAEIKCSSLTLDSLSYHSSGSLTGTPGSWLARNPVNADSRLNSETDCSQSCSGQVMHSFEDISSAQTGDGEISCSMKQIVLMESNWYRSPEEIVGDPISRASDIYRLGVLLFELFCTSASLEEKCTTMENLRHRVLPSQLLLKWPKEVSFCLWLLHPEPSSRPKISELLQSDLLNSPRDELDEQEAIMELPEKIEEQELLLEFLMLLQQRKHDASDSLSDTIVFISEDIEEVTKLQTGIRLKGDSELKLDKSTHSSSDLVKVAPHDDFGSSGSRKRTRQEFYTKPDDSNCIETPGGDQGSFLSRSSRLMKNFQKLESAYYSTRRRDVKATRLPLPRHSLVSSDGKGSAVVTERSCFTNPTSKEMRNERGKSGWINTFLEGLCKYLSFSKLKVKADLKQGDLLNSSNLICSLSFDRDGEFFATAGVSKKIKVFEYNSILNGGRDIHYPVVEMASGTKLSSICWNGYIKSQIASSNFEGVVQVWDATRSQIFLEMKEHERRVWSVDFSMADPTMLASGSDDGSVKLWNINQAILFLHLVDVSFETKRSKCRYY from the exons ATGTGTATACATAGGTCTTCCTGCAAGTATACGATGAAGGGGTCGTCTGAGGGAGCTTGGCAGAGGTCTGATAGCTGTGGGGAGTTAAATTCTTCATCACTCCGGAATAGAGAGCTGTCAGATAGTTCTAGAGGTTTGAATTCAAATCTCAGGAATCTTCGAGGAAGTAACAACAGGTTTTCACGGGATACGGCATCACATGATTATGGGTTTATACCAGTAAGGAAAGGAAGGGAAAAAACGCTGTGGCCACGGATCCACAATTACAGTACTCCGGTTGGGGGTGATGATGGCGACAAAGTGGGAGGCCCGGTTGTTCAGGCCTTGGAATGTAATGATGTTAGTTTGAGACATTGGTTGGATAATCCACAAAGGGCAGTTAATGCCCTTGAATGTCTTCACATATACTCTCAAATTGTGGATATTGTGTACACAGCTCATTCTCAAGGAAATGTTGTTCAAAATGTTCGGCCCTCATGCTTTGTCATGTCCTCATTGAATCGTGTTTCTTTTGTTGAAGATGTTTCTTTCTCAGTGCCGGAACATAGATCAAATAGCCAAACAGCTGAGATCAAGTGTTCTTCTTTGACTCTTGACTCTCTCTCATACCATAGTTCAGGAAGTCTAACAGGCACACCAGGTTCTTGGCTGGCTAGGAATCCAGTGAATGCTGATTCACGGTTGAATTCTGAAACCGATTGCTCGCAGTCATGCTCAGGTCAGGTCATGCATTCCTTTGAAGACATTAGCAGTGCACAAACAGGAGATGGGGAGATTTCTTGTTCAATGAAACAAATTGTGCTCATGGAATCAAATTGGTATAGGAGTCCTGAAGAAATTGTGGGAGATCCTATTTCTCGCGCTTCTGATATTTATAGACTTGGGGTTTTACTTTTTGAG CTATTTTGCACTTCTGCTTCACTAGAAGAGAAATGCACAACCATGGAAAACCTGAGGCATCGTGTGCTTCCTTCTCAATTGCTTCTCAAGTGGCCTAAAGAAGTTTCATTTTGTTTGTGGTTGTTGCACCCTGAGCCAAGTAGCCGCCCTAAGATAAG TGAGCTTTTACAAagtgatttattgaattcacCAAGAGATGAGTTAGATGAACAAGAAGCTATAATGGAGCTTCCAGAAAAGATAGAAGAGCAGGAGTTGCTACTGGAATTTCTTATGCTATTGCAACAGAGGAAACATGATGCTTCAGATAGCTTAAGTGACACAATAGTCTTTATATCTGAAGATATAGAAGAAGTCACAAAGTTGCAAACAGGTATCAGGCTTAAAGGAGATTCGGAATTAAAATTGGACAAAAGTACACATTCATCCTCTGATTTGGTGAAGGTTGCTCCTCATGATGATTTTGGAAGCTCAGGGAGCAGAAAGCGAACCAGGCAGGAATTTTACACTAAACCCGATGACTCTAATTGCATAGAGACACCTGGTGGAGATCAAGGAAGCTTTCTGTCCAGAAGTTCCCGGCTCatgaagaattttcagaaattgGAATCAGCTTACTATTCAACGAGACGCAGGGATGTCAAAGCTACACGCCTGCCACTACCTAGACATTCTCTTGTCAGTAGTGATGGTAAAGGATCCGCTGTTGTTACTGAAAGAAGCTGTTTTACTAACCCAACATCTAAAGAAATGCGTAATGAGCGTGGAAAAAGTGGATGGATAAATACTTTTCTAGAAGGGTTATGCAAGTATTTATCTTTCAGTAAGCTCAAAGTTAAAGCAGACTTGAAACAAGGGGATCTCTTAAATTCATCTAACCTGATATGTTCCCTTAGCTTCGACCGCGATGGAGAGTTTTTTGCTACAGCTGGGGTAAGCAAAAAGATCAAAGTTTTTGAATATAACTCAATCTTGAATGGAGGTCGGGATATTCATTACCCTGTGGTCGAAATGGCAAGTGGAACTAAACTTAGCAGTATATGTTGGAATGGCTACATTAAGAGTCAGATTGCTTCAAGTAATTTTGAAGGTGTGGTGCAG GTATGGGATGCCACAAGAAGTCAAATTTTCTTGGAAATGAAAGAGCATGAACGTCGTGTATGGTCCGTCGACTTTTCCATGGCAGATCCAACGATGCTTGCCAGTGGGAGTGACGATGGTTCAGTTAAGCTCTGGAATATCAATCAGGCAATTCTATTTTTGCACTTGGTGGATGTCAGCTTTGAAACTAAAC GGAGCAAGTGTCGGTACTATTAA